GCGAATCCTCGCGACAAATAATCTTAAGATATTTATCAGCATTGGCTTTCCCGGAGAGATCCTGAGTGTAATATCTCACAAGTAATTTCATATCCACCGGAAGGCTTGCAAGATGGCAAATAAATGGTTCAAAATCATTCATCTCCTCAGGGTTACAGAACAGTCGTAAAGTGACTTTAGATGGCTGACTGTATTTCAGTAATTGTCTCGCTGCCTTGATATGCTTATCGAAAATAATCCACTCTTTGAGAATTACTCCACCTAtttctctcataatttttctttcacatgACGCCTTTATTGCTACATCAAACCAGATCGAACTAGAGAAGTCCAAAGGAATAGCGTTAAGAAGAAGCTTGATCACCATCTTGAGGACAGCCTCAGAGGCTGAGCCACTAATGAGGGATACAAGGATGAGCAGTACAGGCAGGAAGCGTCCTAGCTGAGGATGTCTTGAATGGTTCTCCTGCAGGGTGGAAATGTTGAACAGTTTAAGAGTGTGTGAGTGCAAGTCGCTGCTTTCCTTCATGACAGAGTCCACGTACCTGGCTGCCAGAAAATGCACTTGGGTGTCATGGCAAAAGGTGTAGCCAGTGTTCCCTGAAGAGAACACAGGACAGGAGAGAAATGTCGACAGGCATCGAGAGGAGGATAAACCAAGCTCATCACACTTGTCCTCCAGTGTTCTTAACATTTCCTTGCCAATAACACCCTCAAACACTTTCCTGCAAAGCACCAGTTTGAAAGCAGACTCACACAAGAATAAGAACCATTTTTCAACCTTCCTGGTTGCTTCTGCCTCGGTCATGGGGCCTTTGCTCAGACTTTCTGAGAGGGATTTAATTTGTGTATCTGAAATTTTCTGGTAGAGTCGGTCGAGACCAAATTCCTGAGAGTAGTTCGAGGTCCGCATGCCCTCCCAGCCTTGAAGAGTGAGGCGCAGCTTCAGTGGGTTACGGAGCTCCTGCTGTACATGTGGGTCCAGCTCCTCAAAATCCTTCATCAAACTCTTGGCATGTCGCTTAATGTCTCCATCACACTCTTTGGACTGTGTGATGCTTCGTATTGTCTCAAGAGGATCAGCACCACACAGACTCACACTGAGATGTGGCATGTGTGTGGAATGTTGGCGCAAGAAATCTCCTCCGTACTCTGGCATGgccgtcaccaagacagtgTTGTTTTGCTGACGCTTGCCAAACAGAGAATTTATGAGTCGTGCGGCTTCCTCCGTTGCCTCCTCCAAGCCGTCAAATATCCACAGAGTTGATATGGTCTGGAGGAACTTGGAAAGAGTGTCGCTGCTGCACCACCATGCCGTGTCCGGCAGCAgctcctcctgcagcagcctCACCGCATCACTAATATTGACATCTCTGCAGCGGACGTGAAGAACcagctggtaacactgcagAGGATCCCTGCCGTCACCAGGAGGCCTCAGCCAACACTCCTGCACGTGCCTGTCAGAGGGACGTAAGAGATTAAACTGACTTATTAAACgtacactgtatatatatatatatatatatatatatatatatatatatatatatatatatatatatatatatatatatatatatatatatatatatatatatatatatatatatatatatatatatatatcactgaaCATAAAGGAGTCTCGGCTCGTACCGAACACCAACTCTTTCACCCTTCTTTCTCCAATATTCGCTCACATTCCACTAAACATAACCATCCTTTCATAGAAGATAAtttcaaaatattaaagaaagcaAACTTCCCAAGTGAAGCTAGCTTACTTGAATCTCTATATATATCAAGCATATGAAACCGAATTTTAATAACCAGAACAATTCAGTCAAACTATTAATAGTGTAACTCAACACagtttcactcactctctcaacacacttgttttttttctcactctgtAATTTTCTCCCGTCTGTTATCCCTCACAACAgtcactcctctccctgcctccaaCCACACTAGATAATAACCAACCTATCCTACTTTTTTATATTCTACTTTCTATGTTCatgttttcaatcttttttttttgttttaatattcaTGCTTCTGACTGTACTTTTGTTATGGATGTCTCTGACGGTGATAATCTTTAAGTTTTatgctttgattttttttattttttattatgatttatgTGACTTTGTAGCTTGAAAATGCCATGTGTAAATGGCGAAACGTCGCGATAAAGAAGACAAGGGTTCCATCCGATCTGTTcctcacaccttcacacacacacacacgcacattaaagccacctccacgtcccattacctgaccagcttccttgaattcatccacagccacctggataagcgaaacacctctctctctagctgttgcttttgtggacttcgaaaaagcctttgatcttgttgatcacactgttgtcatcaccAAGGCAatgagtctgggtctccctcctaaacgggtagcgtggctagccgacttcctcacagggaggcgtcaggccgtccgctatcagggctctgtctctaatttccaaaaGCTGACacgtggggtcccccaggggaccaagatgggtccactatgcttcctcctgATGAACgatgccctcactgacaccccccatcgctggaagtatgtggacgactgcatcGTGGGAGTCCCAGTCTCCAACaggaacccggactactcgccactgcaagtaattttggagcgactgcagacgtggacggaggagagcaggatgaccatcaaccacagcaaaactgtggtgatgcatttctgtacctcctctgtaccagtgccccctccccagctcacagtgggcccttaccccctccaggtggtccaatgtgtcaagcttctcggagttacggtggacgaccagctgacctggaagcagcatgtcgccagcaccgtaagatctgCTACCTATAGGCTGTACATGCTGGGcggactcaggtcgctgggaacgccgacagacgagttaagggggggtgtacctcaccttcatcctccataaactcatgtatgcctccccagcgtggtcctcctccctcacacacacactcaagagcTCCAGCTGGAAAGTGTGCAGAAAAAGGCGTGCAGGGTCAttcttggccctgcctacaccacctatgatgaagccttaaccaccctgagtctgtccagactatccgccaggcaccgagaggctctggagaagtttggaaggggacttctacATCATCCACACCTCAGACACATGCTggcgcctgacgcgcctcgcccggtccgtgccacaagacaccacaaccaaataacgcccctaaaggcacggaccggtacagactcagcgcgattcccaccatggtgcgagacATCAATAAATAGTATTtcgcttctagattagacttagctttaggattaatgttaagtatttccccaccccctctgtacattttcagtttgtaaactgccttaataataaactgtttattattattattattattattattattattattattattattattattattattattactattattattatcattattacacacacacacacacacacacacacacacacacacacacacacacacacacacacacacacacacacacacacacacacacacacacacacacacacacacacacacacacacacacacacacacacacacacacacacacatatatatatatatatatatatatatatatatatatatatatatatatatatatatatatatatatatatatatatatatatatatatatatatatatatatatatatatatatatatatatatatatatatatatatatatatatatatatatatatatatatatatatatatatatatatatatatatatatatatatatatatatatatatatatatagtgtaatTTTTCTATAGAAATATAAACTGTCAATTATCTATGCTCTGAtgatatttgtttttataaCAGTTATCTTAGCTCGTTTCCTATTTTGGTTGACTctcagactcagcagtgactgtagagCTTACACAGACTTGCCAAAACTcagagaaaataagtaaaagaagtaTTAATACAAAGAGACCACATAAATACATTTATCCCTTTGCACATATCACTGTCATTAGCAGCAGTAATTTGACCAACACTGTGATAAACCATTCCACTTTGCAGGGAAAAGTTTCCCAATACAGCCAGGAGCCAGATGCTCGATAGCTGTAAAGTTGTGATAATGCGATGTCATTTTGGATGATGTGCggatgttttacttatgctgattttttttttcttttttttttttttacataagagggtcactggccaagagaaacaaaaaagagaaaaaaaaatcccactgaggtgccagtcccaaaagagatgtcaagagaatcatctaaaattgaaggaaaagtgtcttaaaacctccctcttgaaagagtacaagtcataagaaggaaaaaatacagaagcaggcaggaagttccagagtttaccagagaaaagaatgaatgatagagaatactggttaattcttttattagagaggtggacagaatagtggtgagagaaagaagaaagtcttgtgaagcgaggctgcgggaagaggggaggcatgcagttggcaagatcagaagagcagttaacatgaaaatagcgatagaagacagcaagagatacaacactgcGGCATTGataaagaggctgaagacagtcagttagaggagaggagttgataacaCGAAAAGTTTTTTGATTCCGCCCTATctaaaatagcagtatgagtggaactgccccctcccccctacatactccatatatgggcggataaggcctctgtacagagttagcagctgaagtgtgttcggagaataataggaaagatcccatcaggtccataagctttcggagggtttaggccagtgagggcttggaaaacatcactgcgaaggattttgatgggtaacatgaagtagtcgaagggtggaggagagggaggaacaagctctgaatcatccaaggtagagtttttagcaaagagttgagcgaagagttaacctttagaaatagatgagatggcagtggtgccaccagattgaaataaaggagggaaaggtgaagaagcgaagttattggagatgtttttggctaggtgccagaagtcataaagggagttagatcttgaaagattttgacactttctattaatgaaggggtttttggctagttggagaacagacttggcatgattccgggcagaaatataaagcacatgagattctggtgatgaaaggctcaagtaccctttgtggccatctctctatcatgaatgGCACGAGAACAGTGTTAAACCGAGATTTGGAAAATTTAGTTTTGGatggtcgagagaaagagtgaggaatgtatgcctttATGCCAGATAATATtgcctctgttatgcgctcagcacacagagacgggtctctgacacggaagcagtagtcattccaaggaaaatcagcatacctcctcaggtccccccaatttgtagaggcaaaacgccataggcacctccgctttgggtgAACCTGAGGAGActggagcgataagacaagatgcagatatgatattgtgattggaggagcctagcggagaagatagggtaataGCATAAGCAGGTGgattagaggttaagaaaaagtctagaatgttgggcgtatctccaaggcgGTCAGGAATGCaagtagggtattgcaccaattgctctaagtctTGGAGGGAAGCAAAGTTTAagggtagttcaccaggatggtcagttaagggagaagaaagccaaagttggtggtgaacattgaaatgtCCAAGagtggagatctccacaaaatggaagagagtcagaatgtgctccactttggaagttaagtagtcaaagaaattTTTATAGTCGAaagagttagatgagaggtatacaacacagattaATTTAGTCTGTAGCcatagtcagatggtggaaaactcggaagattcaagagcgtgggcacgagagcagattaagtcgttgcgcacatagacgcaacattcagctttggattgaaaatgaggatagagaaagtagaagggaacagaaaatgggcttctgtcagttgcctcagacacctgtatttcaggaagaagatgaggtttagtagcggagaggtggtgttctacagctTGAAAGTTAGATataagactgcgaatgttgcggaagttaatgaagaaaaagtcgAGGGTGGTGCCAAGACACCtcgggtcgataccagaagatcAGTGCGACCCGGAGACacttgtggtcccctcccttgatggggactccgaggctactgtaggagtcgccatattgattttgaattttgagcgaagtgtgtgtg
The Scylla paramamosain isolate STU-SP2022 chromosome 3, ASM3559412v1, whole genome shotgun sequence genome window above contains:
- the LOC135094846 gene encoding uncharacterized protein LOC135094846 isoform X1; the encoded protein is MASGTWSPYKTNWNKYEGAVTNVVRREVCRVFLWLYQGGPKYVGDYLDEIPQGRRGLNKDQKNALSRRELPTTMDITLLYHLLQRTCSLPSADDPAWTDPTGSDPHSLEHTLYLIKEERNKLSHEGHTQEAQQMSDHQLDQKLNYLRLLCTKLLVEAARRCGRLHKEIVELNDKMEARLQEIRGVTSDKFVMMAKEEMLKTAQTKMVDEWYQQPLLQSCGKPVTLDDVLQWRTPDGAAPAFILVTGEAGIGKSSLCRHVQECWLRPPGDGRDPLQCYQLVLHVRCRDVNISDAVRLLQEELLPDTAWWCSSDTLSKFLQTISTLWIFDGLEEATEEAARLINSLFGKRQQNNTVLVTAMPEYGGDFLRQHSTHMPHLSVSLCGADPLETIRSITQSKECDGDIKRHAKSLMKDFEELDPHVQQELRNPLKLRLTLQGWEGMRTSNYSQEFGLDRLYQKISDTQIKSLSESLSKGPMTEAEATRKVEKWFLFLCESAFKLVLCRKVFEGVIGKEMLRTLEDKCDELGLSSSRCLSTFLSCPVFSSGNTGYTFCHDTQVHFLAARYVDSVMKESSDLHSHTLKLFNISTLQENHSRHPQLGRFLPVLLILVSLISGSASEAVLKMVIKLLLNAIPLDFSSSIWFDVAIKASCERKIMREIGGVILKEWIIFDKHIKAARQLLKYSQPSKVTLRLFCNPEEMNDFEPFICHLASLPVDMKLLVRYYTQDLSGKANADKYLKIICREDSHCVLVGFEGHLSDEGYSLLGHPKISDYCEFLNLKVNSTESLETLCQCVRDFEFLQRIKVVIAMKQIPFTSAKLQGTTIHLCLPLMTNETAKDTAKFTARLCRSYETLTVYDMTYDSIKIFLKHLKKKNIVVNTLSGCLEDGKTGSLVVTFGPLPLKYSLKDFQQKWQRFRRMVRTKCIPLEATIHSVK
- the LOC135094846 gene encoding uncharacterized protein LOC135094846 isoform X4, translated to MNSRKLVRHVQECWLRPPGDGRDPLQCYQLVLHVRCRDVNISDAVRLLQEELLPDTAWWCSSDTLSKFLQTISTLWIFDGLEEATEEAARLINSLFGKRQQNNTVLVTAMPEYGGDFLRQHSTHMPHLSVSLCGADPLETIRSITQSKECDGDIKRHAKSLMKDFEELDPHVQQELRNPLKLRLTLQGWEGMRTSNYSQEFGLDRLYQKISDTQIKSLSESLSKGPMTEAEATRKVEKWFLFLCESAFKLVLCRKVFEGVIGKEMLRTLEDKCDELGLSSSRCLSTFLSCPVFSSGNTGYTFCHDTQVHFLAARYVDSVMKESSDLHSHTLKLFNISTLQENHSRHPQLGRFLPVLLILVSLISGSASEAVLKMVIKLLLNAIPLDFSSSIWFDVAIKASCERKIMREIGGVILKEWIIFDKHIKAARQLLKYSQPSKVTLRLFCNPEEMNDFEPFICHLASLPVDMKLLVRYYTQDLSGKANADKYLKIICREDSHCVLVGFEGHLSDEGYSLLGHPKISDYCEFLNLKVNSTESLETLCQCVRDFEFLQRIKVVIAMKQIPFTSAKLQGTTIHLCLPLMTNETAKDTAKFTARLCRSYETLTVYDMTYDSIKIFLKHLKKKNIVVNTLSGCLEDGKTGSLVVTFGPLPLKYSLKDFQQKWQRFRRMVRTKCIPLEATIHSVK